Sequence from the Planctomycetia bacterium genome:
GATTGGATTGGTATTGCCGTCGAATTCGCCCGGCGTGCATACGCTGTGGTTGCCGGTCATTCCCATGCAGATCGGCCTGGTGATGAAGCCTGGCTCGCAAGAGTTGTGGACGCCGTATCGCATGACCGAGGCGTTCTACGCGGCCGGCATCCCGCGCGAGGCGATCTCCATTTATCCCGGCGGGCACGATGTTGGCGCGACGGTGCTTTCCACCTGTGCGCGGAGCATGATCTTCGGCGGCAGCCAGACGATCGAAAAATATAAGGGCGATCCCCGTGTGCAAGCGCACGGGCCGGGCTTCAGCAAGATTCTGCTGGGCGACGATTGCGTCGACGATTGGGAAAAATACTTGGACGTGATGGTTGACAGCATCTTCCTGAACTCCGGTCGCGGTTGCATCAACGCGTCGGGCGTCTGGGCGTCGCGGCACACGAAGAAGATCGCCGCCGCGATCGCGGAACGGATCGGCCCGACGGAAGTGAAGCCGCCGGAAGATCCGACGTCGGCCCTGGCCGCGTTCACAGTGCCCGGAGTTCCACAAGCGGTGTGGAAGATGATCGAGGCGGACTTCAAAGACAATGGCGTCGAGCATATGACCGAGAAGTTCGGCCCGCGGCTGGTGGAGATGGAGCGCTGTGCCTACCTGCGCCCGACGATCGTCCACTGCGAGAGTCCATCGGCCGCGATCGCCAACAAGGAATACATGTTCCCGTTCGCGTCCGTCGTGCAATGCCCGCAAGAGAAGATGATCGACACCATCGGCCCGACGTTGAT
This genomic interval carries:
- a CDS encoding aldehyde dehydrogenase family protein — translated: MLKIPVLRWGKPYLSLENDQVVHFVSGEAMAEVGQANGGLLQRDMRFAQRARDVLREFSGAQLAEMMKQAADLYAHGTLAMGDGTQTPEEFARAQSASTGLPEHMCRFNMQKNHFVLSNMGQMLDALTRGLDLTVLTRGWGVENRGVVVSYQAQSPVIGLVLPSNSPGVHTLWLPVIPMQIGLVMKPGSQELWTPYRMTEAFYAAGIPREAISIYPGGHDVGATVLSTCARSMIFGGSQTIEKYKGDPRVQAHGPGFSKILLGDDCVDDWEKYLDVMVDSIFLNSGRGCINASGVWASRHTKKIAAAIAERIGPTEVKPPEDPTSALAAFTVPGVPQAVWKMIEADFKDNGVEHMTEKFGPRLVEMERCAYLRPTIVHCESPSAAIANKEYMFPFASVVQCPQEKMIDTIGPTLICTAITNDPKFERALTDAVHIDRLNIGPIPTTKLDWMQPHEGNIVEFLYRARAYQVMPERLQRTN